A region from the Clostridium beijerinckii genome encodes:
- a CDS encoding flagellar assembly protein FliW, whose translation MKFISKVHGEMQYEENNIITFNKGIPGFNGLKKFILLDLQEYEPFKLLQSLENDEISLIITSPYEFFDEYEVKLSEETIKNLKIGSPEQVMILTTVTLNSDVKKITTNLQGPMVINTSNNFGVTNSYK comes from the coding sequence ATGAAATTTATTTCTAAAGTTCATGGTGAAATGCAATATGAAGAAAATAATATAATCACTTTTAATAAAGGTATTCCAGGATTCAATGGATTAAAAAAATTTATTCTTTTAGATTTACAAGAATATGAACCTTTTAAACTACTACAATCCTTAGAAAATGATGAAATTTCCTTAATAATAACATCACCATATGAATTTTTTGATGAATATGAAGTTAAATTAAGTGAAGAAACCATTAAAAATTTAAAAATAGGTTCTCCAGAGCAAGTAATGATATTAACTACAGTAACATTGAATTCAGATGTAAAAAAAATCACTACTAACCTACAAGGACCTATGGTTATAAATACTTCTAATAATTTTGGGGTAACTAACAGTTACAAATAA